The following are encoded in a window of Gramella sp. MT6 genomic DNA:
- the aroB gene encoding 3-dehydroquinate synthase translates to MNDLTASLNPVLYAENGYEKLNAFINSEKPSKIFILVDSNTHSFCLSRFLQKIGTDIITEVIEIEAGEEFKNLQTCEGVWNALSELEADRKSLVINLGGGVVTDLGGFVASTFKRGIQFINVPTTLLSMVDASVGGKTGVDLGNLKNQIGVIIQPEMVLIDSDYLETLSPQEMRSGLAEILKHGLIANENYWNKVTNLAELDLSDLDEIIKDSVDIKAEIVKKDPFEKNIRKTLNYGHTLGHAIESYCLTHPEKNKLLHGEAIAAGMILESYISHKLEDFPEAKLQQINEVIKKMYGKEEFSNEDISRIKDLMKFDKKNERGNINFVLLKDIGEPLIDIIVPNDVIDKAFEYYLTN, encoded by the coding sequence ATGAACGATTTAACGGCATCTTTAAATCCTGTGCTTTATGCTGAAAATGGATATGAAAAACTGAATGCTTTTATAAATTCTGAAAAGCCTTCAAAAATTTTCATTCTGGTAGATAGCAACACCCATTCTTTTTGTCTTTCCAGGTTTCTTCAGAAAATTGGAACAGATATCATCACTGAAGTGATCGAGATCGAAGCTGGTGAGGAATTTAAAAATCTTCAAACCTGTGAAGGAGTGTGGAATGCCTTATCTGAGCTGGAAGCAGACCGAAAAAGCCTGGTGATAAATCTTGGGGGTGGCGTAGTGACCGATCTTGGCGGATTTGTAGCCTCAACTTTTAAAAGAGGCATCCAGTTTATTAATGTACCCACTACCCTTTTATCTATGGTGGATGCTTCAGTTGGTGGTAAGACCGGGGTTGATCTAGGTAATTTAAAAAATCAGATTGGGGTTATAATTCAACCGGAAATGGTTCTGATAGATTCGGACTACCTGGAAACACTTTCACCGCAGGAAATGAGAAGTGGCCTTGCCGAAATTCTTAAACATGGATTGATCGCTAATGAAAATTACTGGAATAAAGTGACCAACCTGGCCGAACTGGACCTTTCAGACCTCGATGAAATCATTAAAGATTCAGTAGATATCAAAGCCGAGATCGTTAAAAAAGACCCGTTTGAAAAGAACATACGCAAAACACTTAATTATGGTCATACCCTGGGACACGCAATTGAATCTTATTGCCTTACCCATCCTGAAAAGAACAAACTTCTTCATGGAGAGGCCATTGCTGCAGGAATGATCCTGGAGAGCTATATTTCTCATAAACTTGAGGATTTCCCTGAAGCCAAACTTCAGCAAATAAACGAGGTCATAAAAAAAATGTATGGTAAAGAGGAATTTTCTAATGAAGATATCTCCCGGATAAAAGACCTGATGAAATTCGATAAAAAGAACGAAAGAGGTAATATTAACTTCGTGCTTCTAAAAGATATCGGAGAACCATTAATTGACATTATCGTACCCAACGATGTTATAGACAAGGCCTTTGAATATTATTTAACCAATTGA
- a CDS encoding DUF2817 domain-containing protein, translating to MKNEELKDLFQEDFYSQIKFEEVTGRYITNDDLNLVLEKLADKYPVEEIGRSVEERSINMITLGGGKTKILAWSQMHGNEGTTTKAVFDLLNAFAQNDRNEVFEEILNLCTFIIIPILNPDGAAAYTRVNSNEVDLNRDMQDLSQPESRILMEQFHRFNPNFCLNLHDQRTIFSAGEVAEPATLSFLTPSKDKERSIDDFRKQSMSLIAGIAEDLSNELPGRIGRYDDAFNINCAGDTFQHLSVPTVLFEAGHFPGDYEREVSRKYVFKALISCIYQIAVGAYEIADYESYFKIPENQKLFNDVIIRRAKFRDGIKDVSIQFKEILKGGKIDFVPVVEKIQENISKYPHREIDAAGAEIKLPNGVELDENVVVNKIILNNEKIQVKYQYISN from the coding sequence ATGAAAAATGAAGAGCTTAAAGATCTGTTTCAGGAAGACTTTTATTCTCAAATAAAATTTGAAGAAGTTACAGGTCGATACATTACAAATGACGACCTGAATTTGGTTTTAGAAAAACTGGCTGATAAATATCCTGTGGAAGAAATTGGAAGATCGGTTGAAGAAAGATCAATTAACATGATCACCTTAGGAGGTGGTAAAACTAAAATTTTAGCCTGGTCTCAAATGCACGGAAATGAAGGAACCACCACAAAGGCGGTTTTCGATCTTCTGAATGCTTTTGCTCAAAATGATAGAAATGAGGTTTTCGAAGAGATTTTAAATCTCTGTACCTTTATTATCATACCTATATTAAATCCAGATGGCGCTGCCGCATATACCCGGGTTAATTCTAATGAGGTTGATCTTAATCGCGATATGCAGGACCTTAGTCAGCCCGAGAGTAGGATTTTGATGGAGCAATTTCACCGGTTTAATCCCAATTTTTGTTTAAACCTGCATGATCAGCGTACAATTTTTAGTGCAGGAGAGGTAGCTGAACCGGCAACTTTATCTTTTTTAACTCCTTCTAAAGATAAGGAGCGAAGCATAGATGATTTCAGGAAGCAAAGCATGAGTTTGATCGCCGGTATTGCGGAAGATCTTTCAAATGAGCTGCCTGGCAGAATAGGGAGGTATGATGATGCGTTTAATATTAATTGTGCAGGGGATACATTTCAGCATCTTTCAGTTCCTACAGTACTTTTTGAAGCGGGACATTTCCCGGGTGATTATGAAAGGGAGGTTAGTAGAAAATATGTTTTCAAAGCATTGATTTCCTGTATCTATCAAATTGCGGTAGGTGCTTATGAAATTGCAGACTATGAGTCATATTTTAAGATTCCGGAAAATCAGAAGCTTTTTAATGATGTAATTATTAGAAGGGCGAAGTTTAGAGATGGTATTAAAGATGTGAGTATCCAGTTCAAGGAGATTTTAAAGGGCGGGAAGATAGATTTTGTACCTGTAGTAGAAAAAATCCAGGAGAATATTTCAAAATATCCTCATAGAGAAATAGATGCGGCTGGAGCGGAAATTAAATTGCCTAATGGGGTTGAACTCGACGAAAACGTTGTAGTTAATAAAATTATCTTAAATAACGAGAAAATACAGGTTAAATATCAATATATATCCAATTAA
- a CDS encoding YihY/virulence factor BrkB family protein, with product MWKGIKIFLKLLKKSYLSWEKNGAYAKSATIAYYALFSLPSLLIIVVSIAGYFFGREAVQGRLTGEISEFIGEDTANAVESMIENAALSQDSTLALIFGLAMLIFGATGVFFQLKIAMNNIWNVAAKKTNFLRLVLDRVISLGMVFVLGLLLLIAMVISALLKMLAGQVENFFPDITELMITFANYGLSFIIITTLFAAIFKLLPDIKIRIKTTYVGAALTAVLFLLGESAISFYFGQSSPGSVYGGASSVVLILLWVYFTCLILFFGAEFTVQYALLKKEKVVPNRFGEPAIYQEMEKLEQRKMEIKDEKHILDRLKSHLDIDEKEDSENDKPQS from the coding sequence ATGTGGAAAGGCATTAAAATATTCCTGAAACTTTTAAAAAAATCCTATTTAAGCTGGGAAAAGAATGGAGCTTATGCAAAAAGTGCAACCATTGCATATTATGCTTTGTTTTCGCTACCATCTTTGCTCATCATCGTTGTTAGTATTGCTGGTTATTTTTTTGGAAGGGAGGCTGTACAAGGGCGCCTTACCGGGGAAATATCAGAATTCATAGGTGAAGATACGGCGAATGCCGTGGAGTCTATGATAGAGAATGCGGCTCTCAGCCAGGATTCTACACTAGCTCTGATCTTTGGATTAGCTATGCTGATATTCGGGGCAACCGGGGTGTTTTTTCAGCTTAAAATTGCGATGAACAATATATGGAATGTTGCTGCTAAAAAGACCAACTTCCTTAGATTAGTCCTCGACCGGGTGATTTCACTGGGGATGGTATTTGTTCTTGGGTTGTTACTACTTATCGCCATGGTAATTTCTGCCTTATTGAAAATGCTGGCTGGGCAGGTGGAGAATTTCTTCCCCGATATTACCGAATTGATGATCACTTTTGCTAATTATGGCCTTTCATTTATAATAATCACCACTCTTTTTGCGGCTATTTTCAAACTTCTTCCAGATATTAAGATCAGGATAAAGACCACTTACGTAGGTGCTGCCTTAACCGCAGTTTTGTTTCTGTTAGGAGAATCTGCAATTAGTTTTTACTTTGGGCAAAGCTCTCCAGGTTCTGTATATGGTGGGGCTTCATCTGTAGTATTAATATTGCTGTGGGTCTATTTTACCTGTTTGATATTATTCTTTGGTGCCGAATTCACCGTTCAATACGCCTTGCTGAAAAAAGAAAAAGTAGTTCCTAATAGATTTGGGGAGCCGGCAATTTACCAGGAGATGGAAAAACTGGAACAGCGCAAAATGGAGATCAAGGATGAAAAGCATATTCTGGATAGGTTGAAGTCTCATTTGGATATCGATGAGAAAGAGGATTCAGAAAATGACAAACCCCAGTCTTAA
- the mscL gene encoding large conductance mechanosensitive channel protein MscL, with product MGIFKEFKEFAVKGNMIDMAVGIIIGTAFNKVVDVLVKQVIMPPLSMLTNGVNYADRKIILQDSSGIEGDANFVEEVSIGYGLLIETLIDFLVIGFVVFLVVKFMNRFRNKAQDPKNTKVVTPKDIELLSSLNDKMEEQNKLLRERQG from the coding sequence ATGGGAATATTTAAGGAGTTTAAAGAATTTGCCGTAAAAGGCAATATGATAGACATGGCGGTGGGTATCATCATTGGTACCGCCTTTAATAAAGTGGTGGATGTGCTGGTAAAGCAGGTGATCATGCCGCCACTTAGTATGCTTACCAATGGTGTAAATTATGCCGACAGGAAAATTATTCTACAGGATTCCTCAGGAATTGAGGGAGATGCAAATTTTGTAGAGGAAGTTTCTATTGGATACGGACTTTTAATAGAAACACTCATAGACTTTCTGGTTATTGGTTTTGTAGTATTCCTGGTAGTGAAGTTTATGAACCGTTTCCGTAATAAGGCACAGGATCCAAAGAATACTAAAGTGGTCACTCCTAAAGATATTGAGCTGCTTTCCAGTTTAAATGATAAGATGGAAGAGCAGAATAAACTTCTAAGGGAAAGACAGGGTTAG
- a CDS encoding winged helix-turn-helix transcriptional regulator yields the protein MAKFKLDETDHQILDMLIENTRTPFTDIAKKLLISAGTVHVRVKKMEEAGIIIGSSLTLDYKKLGYAFIAYVGVFLKNTSQTKFVLERINEIPFVTVAHVTTGKFNVFCKIRAKNTQHAKEIIFQLDDIEGVYRTETMISLEESINDKKRLMHSIFKDM from the coding sequence ATGGCCAAGTTTAAATTAGACGAAACAGACCACCAGATTCTTGACATGCTCATCGAGAATACTAGGACACCATTTACAGATATTGCCAAAAAACTTCTTATTTCTGCAGGTACCGTTCATGTGAGAGTTAAGAAAATGGAAGAAGCCGGAATTATCATTGGCTCTTCTTTGACCCTGGATTACAAGAAATTAGGATACGCCTTCATCGCTTACGTAGGTGTTTTTCTAAAAAATACATCTCAAACCAAATTTGTACTTGAGAGAATCAACGAGATCCCATTTGTCACGGTAGCTCACGTTACCACAGGCAAATTCAATGTGTTTTGTAAAATCCGAGCAAAGAACACTCAACATGCTAAAGAAATCATCTTTCAATTAGATGATATCGAAGGTGTTTACCGAACAGAAACTATGATCTCTTTAGAGGAGAGTATAAACGACAAAAAGCGATTGATGCATTCTATTTTTAAAGACATGTAA
- a CDS encoding phosphoenolpyruvate carboxylase produces the protein MHREPRLDRFNDNVLAKYQVYNSIFLTLPYDEIKKTGALLPLFQEICEAGFQNNENPSQIVERFFDKYGENPTEEEKIDLLFRFIQYIERQVVLFDAIEDASFSIVNNMDGRGTLRSVKEEAEAKQKVEELKEYLKRFKVRPTLTAHPTQFYPGTVLGIITDLDHAIRKNDLVRIKQLLAQLGKTPFFKKEKPTPYDEAVNLIWYFENVFYQSASKIHNYIQQNIFDGEDVGNQVINLGFWPGGDRDGNPFVTTDITLRVAKRLRRTILLNYYRDVRELKRRLTFREVHELMAEIEKGLYDSAVSRSGSIKLPLEDLKRKFNQIKNILEEKHQSLFIDEVNDMINKVNLFGYHFATLDIRQDSSIHQEVLDEISKMKPELIPSNFNELDDKKQIEILSTVKGKLDPEEFEEGMGKATISSIYAMQEIQEKSGEPGANRYIISNCGSPQGVLQPFAFIRMTGWEHPTVDVVPLFETVPDLQDAHNVMETLYTNPVYKEHLERRGNKQTIMLGFSDGTKDGGYLMANWSIFKAKEALTKISREYGIKVVFFDGRGGPPARGGGKTHQFYASLGPSIENEEIQLTVQGQTISSNFGTKDSCAYNLEQLLSSGVSNEIFSNGKNELKDEDRKTMTELAEISYETYTNFKKHPRFIPYLEKMSTLKYYAKTNIGSRPSKRNKSAELNLSDLRAIPFVGSWSQLKQNVPGFFGVGTAMEKLEKEGQFDKVKQLYNNSEFFRTLLENSMMSLTKSFFPLTAYMKNDEEFGEFWQLIHEEFERSKKMLLKVTGYDKLMQNQPAGKASIEARERIVLPLLTIQQHALRTIQQLNKQPSGTEEKLEIYEKIVTRSLYGNINASRNSA, from the coding sequence ATGCACAGAGAACCCAGATTAGATAGATTCAATGATAACGTGCTTGCGAAGTACCAGGTTTATAATAGTATATTCTTAACCCTTCCATACGACGAGATCAAAAAAACAGGAGCCTTGCTTCCTTTGTTTCAGGAAATATGTGAAGCTGGATTCCAAAACAATGAGAATCCTTCCCAAATTGTAGAGCGTTTTTTTGATAAATATGGCGAAAACCCGACTGAGGAGGAAAAAATAGATCTTCTTTTCAGATTTATTCAATATATAGAAAGACAGGTTGTTCTTTTTGACGCAATAGAAGATGCTTCATTTTCTATAGTTAACAATATGGATGGTCGTGGTACTTTAAGAAGTGTAAAAGAAGAGGCCGAGGCTAAACAAAAGGTGGAGGAGTTAAAGGAGTACCTTAAAAGATTTAAAGTTAGGCCTACGCTTACTGCTCATCCAACACAATTTTATCCTGGAACAGTTCTAGGGATCATTACAGATCTGGATCATGCAATTAGAAAAAATGACCTTGTAAGGATCAAACAATTGCTTGCTCAATTAGGTAAAACTCCATTTTTCAAAAAAGAGAAGCCTACTCCATATGATGAAGCGGTAAATTTAATATGGTATTTTGAGAATGTATTTTATCAGAGTGCCAGTAAGATCCATAATTATATTCAACAAAATATTTTTGATGGTGAAGATGTAGGGAATCAGGTTATAAATCTTGGTTTCTGGCCAGGTGGTGACCGTGATGGGAATCCTTTTGTTACTACAGATATTACTCTTAGGGTAGCGAAAAGATTAAGAAGAACCATACTTCTGAATTATTATCGTGATGTACGTGAATTGAAGAGAAGATTGACTTTTAGAGAAGTACATGAGCTAATGGCTGAGATCGAAAAAGGATTATATGATTCGGCTGTATCAAGATCTGGAAGCATTAAACTTCCACTTGAAGACTTGAAGCGCAAATTCAATCAGATCAAGAATATACTTGAAGAAAAACATCAGTCATTGTTTATTGATGAAGTAAACGATATGATCAATAAGGTTAATCTTTTTGGTTATCATTTTGCAACGCTGGATATCCGTCAGGATTCAAGTATTCACCAGGAAGTTCTGGATGAAATCAGCAAAATGAAACCCGAATTGATTCCTTCCAATTTCAATGAGCTAGATGATAAGAAGCAGATCGAGATATTGAGCACGGTAAAAGGAAAACTTGATCCTGAAGAATTTGAGGAAGGTATGGGTAAAGCTACTATTTCCTCAATATATGCCATGCAGGAAATTCAGGAGAAAAGTGGTGAACCAGGTGCTAATAGGTATATCATTAGTAACTGTGGTAGTCCGCAGGGTGTTCTTCAGCCGTTTGCCTTTATCAGAATGACGGGGTGGGAGCATCCAACAGTAGATGTTGTGCCATTATTCGAAACAGTTCCAGATCTTCAGGACGCACATAATGTGATGGAAACTTTATATACCAATCCGGTTTATAAAGAACACCTGGAAAGAAGAGGAAATAAGCAAACAATAATGCTTGGTTTTAGTGACGGTACTAAGGATGGTGGTTATTTAATGGCAAACTGGAGTATTTTTAAAGCAAAAGAGGCTCTTACCAAAATATCAAGGGAATATGGCATTAAAGTAGTTTTCTTTGATGGTAGAGGTGGACCACCGGCTAGAGGTGGAGGTAAAACTCACCAATTTTATGCTTCTTTAGGGCCATCTATAGAGAACGAAGAAATACAGCTGACGGTTCAGGGACAAACCATTAGTTCTAATTTCGGAACAAAAGATTCGTGTGCTTACAATCTTGAGCAATTATTAAGTTCTGGGGTGTCGAACGAGATCTTCAGCAATGGTAAGAATGAATTGAAAGATGAGGACAGAAAGACCATGACCGAACTTGCTGAGATCAGTTATGAGACCTACACGAATTTCAAAAAGCATCCGAGGTTTATTCCGTATCTGGAAAAAATGAGTACTCTTAAATATTATGCTAAGACCAATATTGGAAGTAGGCCTTCTAAACGTAATAAATCTGCAGAGCTGAATCTTTCAGACTTGCGGGCAATTCCTTTTGTAGGTAGCTGGAGCCAGTTAAAACAAAATGTTCCCGGATTCTTTGGAGTTGGAACGGCGATGGAAAAACTTGAGAAAGAAGGGCAGTTTGATAAGGTGAAGCAACTTTATAATAACTCTGAATTTTTCAGGACTCTGCTGGAAAATAGTATGATGAGTCTTACCAAGTCATTCTTTCCTTTAACTGCATATATGAAAAATGATGAGGAGTTTGGTGAATTCTGGCAACTGATACATGAGGAGTTCGAACGTTCTAAAAAGATGTTGCTTAAGGTTACGGGTTATGATAAACTAATGCAAAACCAGCCTGCAGGTAAAGCTTCAATCGAAGCAAGGGAACGTATAGTGTTGCCATTATTAACGATACAGCAACATGCCTTAAGGACCATTCAGCAGTTAAATAAACAGCCATCAGGTACCGAAGAGAAACTTGAGATCTATGAAAAGATTGTGACCAGGTCTTTATACGGTAATATTAATGCAAGTAGAAATTCAGCTTAA
- a CDS encoding DNA topoisomerase IV, with amino-acid sequence MKKITVLFSLLLLCSCFNAERNCKDFRTGTYEFESFINGELVTSRFIRNDSIEIEKFQGKTDTSSVRWINDCEYILRNTNPAGMAEEKPIHIKILTTTKDGYTFEYGQVGSSKKAKGKVKKVSN; translated from the coding sequence ATGAAGAAAATAACCGTCTTATTCAGCTTATTGCTTTTATGCTCCTGCTTCAACGCTGAAAGAAATTGTAAGGATTTTAGAACAGGGACTTACGAATTTGAGAGTTTTATCAACGGTGAATTAGTGACTTCCCGTTTTATTAGAAATGATAGTATAGAGATTGAGAAATTTCAGGGTAAGACAGATACTTCCAGTGTTCGCTGGATTAATGATTGTGAATACATTCTTAGAAATACCAACCCTGCAGGTATGGCTGAAGAAAAGCCGATACACATTAAAATACTTACTACAACCAAAGATGGTTATACATTTGAGTACGGACAGGTAGGCAGCTCAAAAAAGGCCAAAGGAAAAGTAAAGAAGGTTTCTAACTAA
- a CDS encoding helix-turn-helix transcriptional regulator produces the protein MVNTEKFASRLNKILDFYDLSAAAFADKIEVGRSSISHILSGRNKPSLDFVMKVVQNFPEVELYWLLNGKGKFPAGEDSKNEIEKPKIEEKPATPLSNYQPTQNFSQEQPTNFPSERSGKEIKKIVIFYTDGSFEAFEN, from the coding sequence ATGGTAAACACTGAAAAGTTCGCCTCGCGACTGAATAAGATCCTCGATTTTTATGATCTTTCGGCCGCTGCTTTTGCCGATAAAATTGAAGTTGGGCGCTCCTCTATTTCACATATTTTATCTGGTAGAAACAAACCAAGTCTGGACTTTGTGATGAAGGTTGTACAGAATTTTCCAGAAGTGGAATTGTATTGGTTGCTAAACGGAAAGGGCAAATTTCCGGCAGGTGAAGATTCAAAGAATGAAATCGAGAAACCAAAAATCGAAGAAAAGCCTGCTACTCCCTTATCAAATTATCAACCCACTCAAAATTTTTCGCAGGAACAACCTACCAATTTTCCGTCTGAAAGATCTGGAAAGGAAATCAAGAAGATCGTTATTTTTTATACTGATGGAAGTTTTGAAGCCTTCGAAAATTGA
- a CDS encoding DinB family protein has protein sequence MKKSQLTKGEFGEFYSGYIDRLDSDAELLPSLQDNTEEMLEFFKGIPSDKWSHRYQPDKWSLLDLLQHIIDTERIFQYRALCFARNEQKALPGFDQDLYVLNSGAEHRNSADLIEEFKAVRTSGIFLFKNFTETMLKITGNMNDVNTSPRAIGFIMVGHAKHHKDVISNRYL, from the coding sequence ATGAAAAAATCACAATTGACCAAAGGAGAATTCGGTGAATTCTATTCCGGATATATCGATAGGTTAGATAGTGACGCAGAACTCCTTCCGTCTCTTCAGGATAACACTGAAGAGATGTTGGAATTCTTCAAAGGTATACCTTCAGACAAATGGAGTCACCGGTACCAGCCTGATAAATGGAGTTTGCTGGATTTGTTGCAGCATATCATTGATACTGAACGAATTTTCCAGTACAGGGCATTATGCTTTGCAAGAAACGAACAAAAAGCCCTGCCTGGATTTGATCAGGATCTTTATGTTTTAAATTCTGGTGCAGAGCATAGAAATTCAGCAGACTTGATTGAAGAATTTAAAGCGGTAAGAACTTCAGGGATTTTTCTATTTAAAAACTTTACTGAGACCATGCTTAAGATTACAGGAAATATGAATGATGTAAATACCTCTCCAAGGGCTATTGGGTTTATTATGGTTGGCCATGCGAAACACCATAAGGACGTTATTAGCAACAGGTATCTTTAA
- a CDS encoding type 1 glutamine amidotransferase domain-containing protein: MEKRIAILATDGFEESELASPKEAMEKEGFKVDIVSLKKGKIKSWDKDNWGKEYDVDYSLDEVSAKDYNALVLPGGVINPDNLRREESALIFVRDFFKQSKPVGAICHAPWTLISAEVVKGRTMTSFNSIRKDVENAGALWVDEEVVVDEAFVTSRNPDDLPAFNAKVIEEIKEGKHDLQHA, from the coding sequence ATGGAAAAGAGAATTGCAATTTTGGCCACAGATGGATTTGAAGAAAGTGAGTTGGCCTCTCCAAAAGAAGCAATGGAGAAAGAAGGATTTAAAGTTGATATTGTAAGCCTTAAAAAAGGAAAGATCAAATCCTGGGATAAGGATAATTGGGGAAAAGAATATGACGTAGATTACAGCCTCGATGAAGTTTCAGCCAAAGATTATAATGCGCTGGTATTACCTGGAGGAGTTATAAATCCAGATAATTTAAGACGGGAAGAATCTGCACTTATTTTCGTTAGAGACTTCTTTAAGCAAAGTAAACCGGTAGGCGCTATTTGCCATGCACCATGGACGCTCATTAGTGCTGAAGTAGTGAAAGGTAGAACAATGACCTCTTTCAATTCTATTAGGAAAGATGTCGAAAATGCCGGAGCGCTTTGGGTAGATGAAGAAGTAGTTGTGGATGAAGCATTTGTTACCAGTAGAAATCCAGATGATCTTCCAGCTTTTAATGCAAAAGTAATTGAAGAGATCAAGGAAGGTAAACATGATCTGCAACATGCCTAA